Genomic DNA from Salvia miltiorrhiza cultivar Shanhuang (shh) chromosome 1, IMPLAD_Smil_shh, whole genome shotgun sequence:
TGATATGTATCTTATAtctcaaaaaaagaaagtaGTAATATGTATAGTTTTTCTTATACTAGAATTATCAAGTAGATTTGTATTATTTTCCCTACATAtgtcattttttcttttgatttgagTGAAAAGATTTTAATGAGGTGCGACTCCGATAACCCGATTTCAAAGATAAATCAATAACAATTTCATAATTACTTTTTAACGGTAATTCAAACCATCAATTTAATTGTTAAAAGAAAACGTCTTATCAAATGAATTTCGCTTCAGCGAGTCTCTACAAGTTGTGGCTGCGTTGCCTAGAGAGTTTTTCCAAAATCAGATCCAACTTAGAAATTACCCTAATCTTTATCATTGTACATTGAGAATTGCATGATTCTATCCTATATCTATAAATGAATAATTCTTTCGGGTAGAGAGCTTTCCTTAATAGGGCGTGAGATTGTGGTCCTAATTCTCTATAATTGTGTCCATAATAATGTAGATCTTTGAgggctatttttttttcaataaatctatgcagccacacacacactaataaaataaggataatcctcatttatttaatttatttttttaataaaaataggatttagttattttattatattctctacattgtacttattttttttaattttttttgcattttttatttttaatttattttttaataaaaataaaaaaattaccaaaaCATTGCAAAAAAATTTACTATAATGTAgataatatgataaaataactaaatcttatttttattttaaaaaataagttaaataaattaaattattttctattcaAGTAAATTGTGGGTAGCTACAacgtggctgtttagcattactcattttttttactagcattcttatttaataattatcatttttaattcGTCCACACATCAATATTTGTACTTTCATATATGGCATAAATATATAAGGAGGAGTTATTGTGAAAATCGTATTTTTACCAACAAAATTGAGAATATTGCAAATTTGCAATTAAGTGTAAAATTACTGCATTTGCCGTGAAATGAAGTGCActagaaaaatgaaatttttgctTTCTTTAAGATTCGAATCTACATATTACATTTATCCATCAAGAATTCAAGATAATACATTCACCGTAAATCTTCATGACCAAACTACTGAAAATAATTCCActctcattttaaataaaattctgATTTGAACCTCCACCTATTTTATTTGAGAACACAAAACATTCAAAAAAGATAGAGAAACATTTATAAATAGCACCCATATTTTTTTGAGctggataaataaaattttaaaaaacactTGGACCATTCATTCAAATTTGAAATACTTAACCTTCGATATTAACCATCCCACCACGAGATAGACTACGTATACTTAAATACTTCCTTCGTCTCACTTTGTACATTTACTTTGcgcacaaaaattaagaataaagcGTTAAAAATGTAAAGTGGATAGAGAAAATACTGATcgcttattattttttaaaaatatcattataaatgagacaaaTTAAAACTGAAAGTGCGTCGAAATAATTATTTGGTAACTacttttttctttatatttgaGGAATTTCAGTAACAATTTCTTTAACTCTATTTCCACCAGTACTAGTGTACcccaaaaatatttaatgtgtcTGTaacctaaaaaaataattaaatcagcATAGTTAggaaatattcattaaaatccATAAATGAAAGTTATATCGTCGGCACAGTTTATTGCCAAAGATCTGTTATCActctcatcaatcatcactttTCATCTTCctccaaaaacaaaaaacaaaaaaaaaatcaccacatttcatcacttctcccacccctccgccgccgcccgccgccgcctcatGGAAGAGAAAAAATCCAAAAGCAACAAAAATAAGAAGCCGAAGCACCAGCACCCCAACGACCAGACCGCCGCCGCCAAAACCGACCTCTCCTTCAAGCCCTCCGCCGACGTCAAGGGCCTCCGCTTCGGCGGCCAATTCATCGTGAAATCCTTCACCGTGCGCCGCGCGCGGCCGCTGGAGCTCCTCCGCCTGCTCGCCCTCCCGCCGGCGCGCGCGGCGTTCGCCTCCGCCGCGGCGTACCTGCCTACGAACTTCACGATCCTGGCGCACCGCGCGTGGCACACGCTCACGCTCGGCCTCGGCACGCGGAAATCGAAGGTGGTGGTGTTCGTGTTCGAGTCGGAGGCGATGCGCGCCGCCGTGGAGCGGCTCTGGCCGGCGGAGATCCCGCTCGGCGAGGTCAACCGGAAGCTGATCCGCGGCCTCGCCGGCTGCGAGATGGCGCGATTCAAGTTCCGGAAGGGCTGCGTCACGTTCTACGTCTACGCGGTGAGGAGGATTGGGGATTTAGGGTTCGTCTGCGCCGAGGATCTGAGGAGCGTACTGCAGGCCGTGGTGGCGCTCAAGGATTTCATCGATCACACGGCGATGCTCGCCCTGCCGGAGCAGAGGAGCATCGGCTGCGCGCCGCCGCTCGCCGTCGCGCATTGAGATTTAGGCGTGTTGCggtttttgtttaattaattaccattttttttttctccttctttAAGTATTCGAGATTTTCTTTTTGAAGGATTTGACTGacgatatataatttttttttttcaatttctctttTGTAATTGGCAAGGAGGTGGTggaattttttgtaaaaatggttacataattttttaatttttatttttgatgtaAGAATGGATAAATTGTGGATTTAATGTGGATATAGGTAAGAAAAGAGGGGAGCAATATGTTGATAACAATACAAAAATTAGATTTATCTTATAAAAtaagattattaaagattaataatttattgtagaaaataattaattaaaaataaaattttatttataatatatatttaaattcatttaaaCCATTTATACATATGTGTTATCTATACATGAAAAGCATTTAAATGTGAACTCCATTAAAGCATGAATGCTTGATTTTGAATCTCATaaggcaaaaaaattatttttcaatatagTTAATTCAAAATGATGAAGAGTgatttatagataaaaataatagaaagtGGTTGAGTCCATAACTTTATGAGATATAGACAATTTTCTATCCTTAAACAAGTCATTATCAATAAgagaaacaaaaaagaaaagcgaGTCATTATCAATTTTGGAACAGGTCAGTATCAATgagagaaacaaaaaaaataaagtgaatCATTATCAATGGGGTCAGAGAGAGTATTGTTTATGTGAGATaagatgattttattttttgaaacaaaTCATTATTAATGAAAAAGATGAAATAGGAACGTGAGTCATTATTAATGGGGCGGATGGAATCTCATCTTAAATGCGAATcttgtattttaattaattttgatatcATATTATGAGTTTAGATTAAAATAT
This window encodes:
- the LOC131005975 gene encoding uncharacterized protein LOC131005975 encodes the protein MKVISSAQFIAKDLLSLSSIITFHLPPKTKNKKKITTFHHFSHPSAAARRRLMEEKKSKSNKNKKPKHQHPNDQTAAAKTDLSFKPSADVKGLRFGGQFIVKSFTVRRARPLELLRLLALPPARAAFASAAAYLPTNFTILAHRAWHTLTLGLGTRKSKVVVFVFESEAMRAAVERLWPAEIPLGEVNRKLIRGLAGCEMARFKFRKGCVTFYVYAVRRIGDLGFVCAEDLRSVLQAVVALKDFIDHTAMLALPEQRSIGCAPPLAVAH